In the Streptomyces sp. NBC_00193 genome, CTGGCCAAGGGCCCGCGCGAGGGGCCGGAGGTCCTGTGCGGAACGGGCCGTTTCCCCGTCCCCAGGGGTCCTTTTCGGGCGTTCGGGGCCGCGGTGCGGACCTACCGTCGAAAGGTCGGAACGCATGCACGCGCGACGTCTCGGCCCGGCCGCCTTGGCCTCCCCGGGACCGCGCGGCACAGGGACACACGGAGTGAGATCCATGGGGCAGACGCTGGTTGTCATCGGCCACGGCATGGTGGGGCACCGCCTGCTGGAGGCGCTCGCCGAGCGTGACGCGCTCGCCGACCCGACCCGCCCCGAACGCGGCGGCTGGCAGGTCACCGTCCTCGCGGAGGAGCAGCGCCCGGCCTACGACCGCGTGCACCTGTCCGCGGCCTTCACCGGCTCCACCGGCGAGGAGCTGTCCCTGGTGGCGCCCGGCTTCCTGGAGAAGTACGGCATAGACCTGCGCCTCGGCGACCCGGCGGAGCTGATCGACACCACGGCCCGTACGGTCACCGCCCGCTCCGGCGACGTGCTCGGCTACGACGCGCTCGTGCTGGCGACCGGCTCCTACCCCTTCGTGCCGCCGATCGACGGCGCCGACGCGGAGGGCTGCTTCACCTACCGCACGCTCGACGACGTCGAGGCCCTGACCGCGTACGCCGCGGCCGCCGACGTCCGGACCGGTGTGGTCATCGGCGGCGGGCTCCTCGGCCTGGAGGCGGCGGGCGCGCTGCGCACGCTCGGACTGGTCACGCACGTCGTGGAGTTCGCGCCCCGGCTGATGCCGCTGCAGGTGGACGACGGCGGAGCGGCCGCCCTGCGGGCCACCATCGAGTCCATGGGCGTCGCCGTGCACACGGGCGTCGGCGCGGCCGGCGTGCAGATCCACCCCGACGGGCGGGCGCAGGCGCTGCGGCTGACCAGCGGCGAGGAGATCGGCTCCGACGTCGTGGTCTTCTCGGCCGGTGTGCGGCCGCGCGACCGCCTGGCCCGTGAGTGCGGGCTCGCCGTGGGCGACCGCGGCGGGGTCGTCGTGGACGGCCACTGCCGCACCAGCGACCCGTACGTCTATGCGATCGGCGAGTGCGCGCAGACCGTCGACGGCAAGGTCTACGGGCTGGTCGCGCCCGGCTACCAGATGGCCGAGACCGTCGCCGAGGCCCTCGCGGGCGCCGGCGAGCTGACCTTCACCGGGGCCGACACCTCCACCAAGCTCAAGCTGATGGGCGCCGACGTGGCCTCCTTCGGCGACCCCTTCGCCCCCGAGGGCCGTGACGGGGCCGTCTCGGTGGTCTTCTCCGACGCCCGCGAGGGCGTCTACAAGAAGCTGCTGCTGGGCCCCGACGGCGCGCTGCTCGGCGGCATCCTGGTCGGCGACGCGGAGGCGTACGGCTCGCTGAAGCCGCACGCGGGCCGGCAGCTGCCGGCCCCGCCGGAGGCCTTCATCCTGCCGTCGAGCGAGGGCGTGGCGCTGCCCGGCGCGGACGCGCTGCCCGACGACGCCGTGGTGTGCAGCTGCCACAACATCACCAAGGGCCGTGTGCGCGAGGCGGTGGTCGCGGAGTCCCTCACCGACATCGGCGGCATCAAGAAGTGCACCAAGGCCGGCACGGGCTGCGGCGGCTGCATCGGCACGCTTCAGGCGGTCCTGGACGCCGAACTGGCCGCGGCGGGCATCGAGAAGGCACGGGGCCTGTGCGAGCACTTCACCCTGACCCGGGCCGAGATCTACGAGAAGATCCGCACCGAGCGCATCCGCAGCTTCAGCGAACTGCTGGAGTCCCACGGCGAGGGCGGCGAGGGCTGCGCCGTCTGCAAGCCGGTCGTCGCGAACGTCCTGGGCACCCTCGCCCCCGACCTCGGCATCGGACACATCCTGGCGGGCGAGCAGGCGGCCCTGCAGGACTCCAACGACCTCTTCCTCGCCAACCTCCAGAAGGACGGCACCTACTCGGTCATCCCGCGCGTCGCCGGCGGCGAGATCACGGCCGAGCAGGTCATCGCCCTCGGC is a window encoding:
- the nirB gene encoding nitrite reductase large subunit NirB produces the protein MGQTLVVIGHGMVGHRLLEALAERDALADPTRPERGGWQVTVLAEEQRPAYDRVHLSAAFTGSTGEELSLVAPGFLEKYGIDLRLGDPAELIDTTARTVTARSGDVLGYDALVLATGSYPFVPPIDGADAEGCFTYRTLDDVEALTAYAAAADVRTGVVIGGGLLGLEAAGALRTLGLVTHVVEFAPRLMPLQVDDGGAAALRATIESMGVAVHTGVGAAGVQIHPDGRAQALRLTSGEEIGSDVVVFSAGVRPRDRLARECGLAVGDRGGVVVDGHCRTSDPYVYAIGECAQTVDGKVYGLVAPGYQMAETVAEALAGAGELTFTGADTSTKLKLMGADVASFGDPFAPEGRDGAVSVVFSDAREGVYKKLLLGPDGALLGGILVGDAEAYGSLKPHAGRQLPAPPEAFILPSSEGVALPGADALPDDAVVCSCHNITKGRVREAVVAESLTDIGGIKKCTKAGTGCGGCIGTLQAVLDAELAAAGIEKARGLCEHFTLTRAEIYEKIRTERIRSFSELLESHGEGGEGCAVCKPVVANVLGTLAPDLGIGHILAGEQAALQDSNDLFLANLQKDGTYSVIPRVAGGEITAEQVIALGEVARDYGLYTKITGAQRIGLFGVRKEQLPDIWRRLGGAGFESGQAYGKSLRAVKSCVGARFCRFGQGDSIQLAIDLELRYRGLRTPHKFKGGVSGCLRECAEARGKDIGVIATANGWNLYVSGNGGATPRHADLLASDLNTAELFALIDRFLMYYIRTGERLERTAAWLERLGGSTAGLDHLKAVLIEDSLGICAELEAQMERHVSAYEDEWSAVLEDPAALERFGTVDFGAAEGAEGAAQALEPGRGRTAVLPDGTEAAVFKDRAGEVYTVGNRDPFSGADVIANGIMGSRDGVPVVASPMHKQVFDLRTGICLDDPEVSLPLVELKP